A region of Thermodesulfobacteriota bacterium DNA encodes the following proteins:
- a CDS encoding YebC/PmpR family DNA-binding transcriptional regulator → MSGHSKWANIKHRKAAVDAKRGKIFTKLIRELTVAARLGGDPSTNPRLRMAIAAAKNQNMPKDTIDRAIKRGTGEIGGEELHEIVYEGYGPGGSAVLVEVLTDNKNRTVSEIRRIFTKYGGNLGESGCVAWTFEKKGRIAFDKGTTDEDKLFEVALEAGADDVKTEEGELVVITSTDVFEAVKSAIDEAGLKYTSAEITMIPQNSVRIEGKEAEQMLRLMEALEDSDDVQNVYSNFDISEELMQAFG, encoded by the coding sequence GCCGCTGTCGATGCTAAACGCGGTAAGATATTCACAAAGCTGATAAGAGAGCTTACCGTCGCTGCAAGACTAGGAGGCGACCCCAGCACAAATCCACGACTGCGCATGGCCATTGCCGCTGCCAAGAATCAAAACATGCCCAAGGATACAATTGATAGAGCAATAAAGCGGGGCACCGGTGAGATTGGGGGAGAGGAGCTCCACGAGATAGTTTACGAGGGGTACGGCCCGGGCGGAAGCGCTGTTTTAGTAGAAGTGCTTACCGACAACAAGAACCGCACGGTATCCGAGATACGGAGGATATTCACAAAGTATGGCGGCAACCTGGGCGAAAGCGGATGTGTTGCCTGGACATTCGAGAAAAAGGGGAGGATCGCCTTTGATAAGGGTACCACAGATGAGGATAAACTCTTTGAAGTTGCTCTGGAAGCCGGGGCGGATGATGTAAAAACGGAGGAGGGTGAGCTCGTTGTTATAACCTCTACCGATGTCTTCGAGGCGGTGAAATCTGCAATCGATGAAGCCGGGCTCAAATATACTTCGGCGGAAATCACCATGATCCCCCAAAACAGTGTCAGGATCGAGGGAAAAGAAGCAGAGCAGATGCTTCGTCTTATGGAAGCGCTCGAGGACAGCGACGACGTTCAAAATGTATATTCAAACTTTGATATATCGGAAGAACTTATGCAGGCTTTTGGATGA
- the ruvC gene encoding crossover junction endodeoxyribonuclease RuvC: protein MRVLGVDPGSRVCGFGVLEILNGKLIHIESGGITPSPSSSPLPTRLKSIYEGLIEVITRCSPDVMSIENVFFAKNAKSALKLGQARGVALLAAAVSGIPVHEYAPTEVKLALTGKGRASKLRVQEIISRILGIPEWKKADVSDAVAIALCHIHLSQTVERLGRGAIKSRRRRYRWTEDDFPSER, encoded by the coding sequence ATGAGGGTTCTAGGAGTTGACCCCGGTTCTAGGGTTTGTGGCTTTGGGGTCTTAGAAATTCTGAATGGGAAGCTTATCCACATCGAAAGTGGCGGAATAACCCCAAGTCCTTCCTCTTCTCCACTTCCAACCAGATTAAAAAGCATCTACGAGGGCCTTATAGAAGTAATAACCCGTTGCTCTCCAGACGTTATGTCTATCGAGAATGTATTTTTTGCCAAGAATGCTAAGAGTGCCCTAAAACTCGGACAAGCGAGGGGTGTGGCACTTCTCGCCGCAGCGGTTTCTGGAATTCCGGTGCACGAATATGCACCCACAGAGGTAAAGCTTGCGCTGACCGGAAAGGGTAGGGCTAGCAAGCTAAGAGTTCAAGAGATAATTTCCCGAATACTAGGCATTCCGGAATGGAAGAAAGCCGATGTTTCCGACGCTGTTGCCATCGCCTTATGCCATATTCATCTCTCTCAAACGGTCGAGCGGCTAGGAAGAGGAGCAATTAAATCCAGAAGAAGGAGGTATCGCTGGACGGAGGATGATTTCCCTTCTGAGAGGTAA
- the ruvA gene encoding Holliday junction branch migration protein RuvA: protein MISLLRGKIAEKTLGKIVVDVHGVGYGVSVPLSTYYRLPELGGETELKIHTHVKDDGIELYGFLTEDERKLFTSLLGISGVGPRMATNILSSVSPTELIESISSGDLAKKKIPGIGPKLASRLVTELKDKVTKIRPVIEVEKQVEVLEDVISALLNLGYKKNEIDEHISKLEEVASQEKDIEIALRESLKIMRKV from the coding sequence ATGATTTCCCTTCTGAGAGGTAAGATTGCCGAAAAAACACTGGGTAAGATAGTCGTCGATGTTCATGGAGTAGGATACGGCGTTTCTGTCCCGCTCTCTACCTATTACCGCCTTCCCGAGCTCGGCGGCGAGACCGAGCTTAAAATTCATACACACGTTAAGGACGATGGCATAGAGCTCTACGGTTTCCTCACCGAGGATGAGAGGAAATTATTTACATCGCTTCTCGGCATCTCCGGTGTCGGACCGAGAATGGCCACAAATATTCTCTCAAGCGTATCTCCAACGGAACTGATTGAATCCATATCCTCGGGAGACCTCGCTAAGAAAAAAATCCCCGGAATCGGGCCTAAGCTAGCATCCAGACTGGTCACCGAGCTTAAGGATAAAGTCACAAAAATTCGACCGGTGATAGAGGTGGAAAAACAGGTGGAAGTTTTGGAGGACGTGATCTCCGCCCTGCTAAATTTGGGCTACAAAAAAAATGAGATCGATGAACATATCTCGAAGTTAGAAGAAGTGGCCTCTCAGGAAAAAGATATAGAAATAGCATTAAGGGAATCGCTCAAGATTATGAGGAAGGTGTGA